From the genome of Mobula hypostoma chromosome 10 unlocalized genomic scaffold, sMobHyp1.1 SUPER_10_unloc_1, whole genome shotgun sequence, one region includes:
- the LOC134341229 gene encoding zinc finger protein 420-like, which produces MMSHSGERPFTCSDCGRGFTQSSHLHTHQSVHTGERPFTCSDCGKGFTQLSNLQKHQRVHTGERPFTCPECGKGFIQSSHLQTHQSVHTGERPFICSDCGKRFTQSSNLQKHQRVHTGERPFTCSECGKKFSNSSSLMDHQRVHSGERPFTCSQCGKGFTQLSNLRAHQRVHTGERPFTCSECGKGFNYSSNLMNHQRVHSGERPFTCSECGKGFTQLSHLQAHQRVHTGERPFVCSDCGKRFSNSSNLIMHQRVHTEERPFSCSECGKGFINSGQLETHQTVHTGKRLFSCSECGKSFTQLSNLQKHQRVHTGEKPFTCSECGKKFSNSSNLMMHQRVHSGERPFTCSECGKGFTQLSNLQAHQRVHTGERPFTCSECGKTFSNSSNLMKHQRVHSGERPFTCTECGKGFTRLSHLQAHQRIHTGDRPFTCSECGKTFTNSSTVVRHQRVHSGERPFTCIECGKGFTQLINLKAHQRVHSGERPFTCSECGKGFTQLINLKAHQRVHTRERPFTCSECGKSFTQLSNLQKHQRVHTGEAIHLL; this is translated from the coding sequence ATGATGAGTCACTcgggggagagaccgttcacgtgctcagattgtgggaggggattcactcAGTCCAGCCACCTGcacacacaccagtcagttcatactggagagagaccattcacctgttcagattgcgggaagggatttactcagtTGTCCAACCTTCagaaacaccagcgagttcacactggagagagaccattcacctgccctgaatgtgggaagggattcattcagtcaagccacctacagacacaccagtctgttcacactggggagagaccattcatctgctcagattgtgggaagagGTTCACACAGTCATCTAATTTGCagaaacaccagcgagttcacactggggagagaccgttcacctgttCTGAATGTGGGAAAAAATTCAGTAACTCGTCCAGCCTGATGGACCACCAGCGTGTTCACtctggggagagaccattcacctgctctcaatgtgggaagggattcactcaattaTCTAATCTACgagcacaccagcgagttcacactggggagagacctttCACCTGCTCCGAGTGTGGGAAGGGCTTCAATTACTCGTCCAACCTGATGAACCACCAGCGCGTTCACtctggggagagaccattcacctgctctgaatgtgggaaagggTTCACTCAATTATCTCACCTGcaggcacaccagcgagttcacactggagagagaccatttgtctgctcagattgtgggaagagGTTCAGTAACTCATCCAACCTGATAATGCACCAACGTGTGCACACTGAGGAGAGGCCATTTTcgtgctctgaatgtgggaagggattcattaaTTCAGGCCAGCTAGAGACACACCAAACGGTTCACACTGGGAAGAGACTGTTcagctgctcagaatgtgggaagagtttTACTCAGTTATCCAACCTGCagaaacaccagcgagttcacactggggagaaaccattcacctgctctgaatgtgggaagaaattcaGTAACTCATCCAACCTGATGATGCATCAACGTGTTCactctggggagaggccgttcacctgctccgagtgtgggaagggattcactcaattaTCTAATCTGCAAGCCCACCAgcgtgttcacactggggagaggccgttcacctgctccgagtgTGGGAAAACATTCAGTAACTCATCCAATCTGATGAAGCACCAGCGAGTTCactctggggagaggccgttcacttgcactgaatgtgggaagggattcactcgattaTCTCATCTTCAAGCCCACCAGCGCATTCACACGGGAGacagaccgttcacctgctctgaatgtgggaagacaTTCACTAACTCATCGACTGTAGTGAGACACCAGCGCGTTCActctggggagagaccgttcacctgcattgaatgtgggaagggattcactcaattaATTAATCTGAAagcacatcagcgagttcactctggggagaggccattcacctgctctgaatgtgggaagggattcactcaattaATTAATCTGAAAGCACACCAGCGGGTTCATACcagggagagaccattcacctgctctgaatgtgggaagagtTTTACTCAGTTATCCAACCTGCAGAAACACCAAAGAGTTCATacgggagaggccattcacctgctctga
- the LOC134341231 gene encoding gastrula zinc finger protein XlCGF57.1-like produces MSHQRVHTGERSFSCSDCGKSFTQLSNLQKHQRVHTGERPFTCTECGKGFIQSSHLQTHQSVHTGERPFSCSDCGKRFTQLSNLQKHHRVHTGERPFTCSECGKKFSNSSNLMDHQRVHSGERPFTCSECGKGFTQLSNLQAHQRVHTGERQFTCSECGKRFSNSSNLMNHQRVHSGERPFTCSECGKGFTQLSNLHAHQRVHTGERLFSCSECGKKFSNSSNLMDHQRVHTGERPFTCSECGKGFINSGHLETHQSVHTGVRLFTCSECGKSFTQLSNLQKHQRVHTGERPFTCSECGKKFSNSSNLMMHQRVHSGERPFTCSECGKGFTRLSHLQAHQRLHTGERPFTCSECGKTFTNSSTVVRHQRVHSGERPFTCIECGKGFTQLINLKAHQRVHTGERPFTCSECGKSFTQLSNLQKHQRVHTGERPFTCSECGKKFSNSSTVLRHQRVHSGERPFTCSECGKGFTQLSHLQAHQRVHSGERSAPNMGRNTVTHPLY; encoded by the coding sequence AtgagtcaccagcgagttcacactggggagaggtcattctcctgttcagactgtgggaagagtttTACTCAGTTATCCAACCTTCAGAAACACcagcgggttcacactggggagagaccattcacctgcactgaatgtgggaaaggattcattcaGTCAAGCCACTTacagacacaccagtcagttcacactggggagagaccgttctcctgttcagactgtgggaagcgaTTTACTCAGTTATCCAACTTGCAGAAACACcatcgagttcacactggggagaggccgttcacctgctctgaatgtgggaaaaaATTCAGTAACTCATCCAATCTGATGGACCACCAGCGAGTTCactctggggagaggccgttcacctgttctgaatgtgggaagggattcacccagTTATCTAACCTGcaggcacaccagcgagttcacactggggagagacaattcacctgctccgagtgtgggaagagattcagtaACTCATCCAACTTGATGAACCACCAGCGTGTTCactctggggagaggccattcacctgctctgaatgtgggaagggattcactcaattaTCGAATCTGCatgcacaccagcgagttcacaccggggagagactattcagctgctctgaatgtgggaagaaattcaGCAACTCGTCCAATCTGATGGaccatcagcgagttcacactggggagagaccgttcacctgctctgaatgtgggaagggatttataAACTCAGGCCACCTGGAGACACACcaatcagttcacactggggtgagactgttcacctgctctgaatgtgggaagagtTTTACTCAGTTATCCAACCTTCagaaacaccagcgagttcacaccggggagagaccattcacctgctctgaatgtgggaaaaaATTCAGTAATTCGTCCAACCTGATGATGCATCAACGTGTTCactctggggagaggccgttcacttgctctgaatgtgggaagggattcactcgattaTCTCACCTGCAAGCACATCAGcgacttcacactggggagagaccgttcacctgctctgaatgtgggaaaacATTCACTAACTCATCGACTGTAGTGAGGCACCAGCGAGTTCactctggggagaggccgttcacctgcattgaatgtgggaagggattcactcagttaatTAATCTGAAagcacatcagcgagttcacaccggagagagaccattcacctgctctgaatgtgggaagagtTTTACTCAGTTATCCAACCTGCagaaacaccagcgagttcacactggggagagaccgttcacctgctctgaatgtgggaagaaattcaGTAACTCATCCACTGTATTGAGACACCAGCGTGTTCactctggggagaggccattcacctgctctgaatgtgggaaggggttcactcAGTTATCTCATCTGCAAGCCCACCAGCGAGTTCACTCTGGGGAGAGATCTGCTCCGAACATGGGAAGAAATACAGTAACTCATCCACTGTATTGA